Below is a window of Streptomyces spongiicola DNA.
GGTCCGCACCGGGCTGCCGAGCTTCATCATCACCCTGGGCACGTTCCTGATGCTCACCGGCGTGAACCTCGGCCTCACCAAGCTGATCAGCGGCACGGTGTCGACGAAGACCATCGCCGACATGGAGGGCTTCCCGGCGGCCAAGAACGTCTTCGCGTCGTTCACCGTCGGCGGCGTCGACGTCAGGACGACCGTCCTCTGGTGGATCGGCCTGGTCGCCGTCGCCACCTGGATCCTGCTGCGCACCCGGTTCGGCAACTGGATCTTCGCGGTGGGCGGCGGCGCGGGCGCCGCACGGGCGGTGGGCGTCCCGGTGGCCCGGACCAAGGTCCTGCTCTACACGGGAGTGGCCTTCTGCGCCTGGATCTCGGGCCAGCACCTGCTGTTCTCGTTCGACGTCGTGCAGTCCGGCGAGGGCGTCGGCAACGAGCTGATCTACATCATCGCGGCCGTCATCGGAGGCTGCCTGATCACCGGCGGCTACGGCTCCGCGATCGGCTCCGCGGTCGGTGCCTTCATCTTCGGCATGACCGGCAAGGGCATCGTGTACGCGGAGTGGGACCCGGACTGGTTCAAGTTCTTCCTCGGAGCGATGCTGCTCCTGGCGACCCTGCTGAACGCATGGGTCCGCAGGCGTGCGGAGGCGACGGCATGACGGCCCTCGTGGAACTCGACGACGTCAGCAAGTACTACGGGAGCGTACGCGCGCTGGAAGGCGTGTCACTGGAGGTCCACGCGGGCCGGATCACCTGCGTCCTCGGCGACAACGGCGCCGGCAAGTCCACCCTGATCAAGATCATCGCGGGTCTGCACCGGCACGACTCCGGCACCTTCTCCGTCGAGGGGGAGGAGACCTCGCTCGGCTCCCCCCGCGAGGCCCTCGACCGCGGCATCGCCACGGTCTACCAGGACCTCGCCGTCGTCCCGCTGATGCCGGTCTGGCGCAACTTCTTCCTCGGCTCGGAGCCGACCAGGGGCAGGGGCCCCTTCCGGCGGCTCGACGTGCGCGCGATGCGCGAGACCACCCGGGCCGAGCTGCTGCGCATGGGTATCGACCTGCGCGACGTGGACCAGCCCATCGGCACCCTGTCCGGTGGTGAGCGGCAGTGCGTGGCGATCGCCCGGGCGGTCTACTTCGGCGCCAGGGTCCTCGTCCTCGACGAGCCCACCGCCGCGCTGGGCGTCAAGCAGTCCGGGGTGGTGCTGAAGTACGTGGCAGCGGCGCGCGACGCGGGGCTCGGGGTGGTCCTGATCACCCACAACCCGCACCACGCCTATCTCGTCGGCGACCGGTTCGTCCTGCTCAAGCGGGGTGTGATGGCGGGGAGCCACCGGAAGCAGGAGATCACCCTGGACGAGCTGACCCGGCAGATGGCGGGCGGCAGCGAACTCGACGACCTGCGCCACGAGCTGGAGCGCGCTCCCGCACCGCGCCATCTCGGCGGGCACGACCTGGGGCACTGACCGGTCGGGCCGGCGGCGGGGCGATGGGGCGACGGCGGGGCGCCGGCGGGGCGGTGGGGCGATGGCCGGCCCGGGAAAGGCCCGGCGTCCGTACGCGGGGCCCGTGCGCGGGGCGGCGGGCGCCGCGGGCCGTGGGCGGCGCCCGCGGCGCCCGCCGCCCCGCGCACGGGCGCCGCGGGCCGTGGGCGGCGCAGGCGGCGGGCGGCGCGGCCGACGGACGCACCCCCGCCCCTCCGGCGACGGAGGCGCCCCGGCGCGTCAGCCGCCGTCCGCCCCTCCGCGCGCCCCGGTGCCGTCCGCGGCCCACCGCGGACCGCCGTCGCCGAGCCTTCCCGTCAGCCACGGCTCGCGGGCCAGCACGGCACCGGCCGTGACGCCCAGCGCGATCGCGGCACAGAGCACGATCAGCCAGGACAGCAGGGTGAAGACCGTGCCGACGGAACCGTACTCGGCCAGGCTCCGGTCGATGGCGCGGGGCATGTAGTACCGGCTGCCGATGAACAGCGCCGTCACGGCGAAGCCCGTCAGCAGCGCGCCCGGCAGCAGCGGCCGCCATCCGACGAGCCCGCCCAGCAGCAGATGCTGCGACCACCACCACAGCAGTACCTGCGACAGCATGGTGACCGGGACGGCGAGCCACAGACCGGCGCCGAACCCTTCGCGTACGGGTCCCTGGACCATCAGTACGGCCAGCCACACGCCGATCCACGCCAGCCAGCGCCAGGGCGCGATGCGCACGCCCGACCTCGGGACGAGCCAGGCCCGCTTGCACAGCCGCTGCATCGCCCGGCTGCAGGCCGTGGCGGACAGCAGCACCATCACCGCGCCGATCACGCCGGTGGCCTCGCGCAGGTTGTCGTCCGTGGACCGGTACACCTGTTCGAGCAGATCCTTCGAGGCCCCGGTGAGCCCGAAGATCGCCGACACGGAGTCGACCAGCTGGTCCCGCACCGCCTCGGGGGCGAAGGACCCGATCACGAACAGCAGCGGCACGGCGGTGAGGAAGCACTGGGCGGCCAGCCGGGTGGCGGAGTCGAGGATGCTGACCGAGATCATACGGGCCGTCAGATGGGTGACGACGGGGAAGCGGGTCTCGGCGCGCTCGGCCGCCGACCGCGCGGAGGCACCCCACGACGCGAAGCGTCCCGACCACCACGACGGGCGGAGGACGACCGGAGCCCGGCGCCGCGTGGTCATGCGCGCTCCTTTCCTGGACCAAGAGTGCGGGAGCCGGTTCGCACCGGCATCCCGGGACGCCGTGCACGCCCACCGCCCGGGGAGCCCGCCGCACTCCGTCCTCGGGAGCCCGCCGCCCGGGGACCATCGGGACCCTGTACTCGGGAGCCCGCCGCCCGGGGACCACCCGGACCCTGATTGCGGGAGCCCGCCGCCGGAGGCGACCATGGGCGGTGGGCGGGTCGGCCACGGCCCGCGTCCGAGGGGGGCGGCCGTCGGTCCCGGGCCCTCTCGCGAGCGGCCCGCACGGCGCGGAACCCGCCGGAGGGGAGCGACATGGTCCTCGACTTGCTGCTCATCGCCGTCGCCATCACCCTCGACCCGCTGCCCATCATGGCCTTCGTGCTGGTGCTGTCCTCCTACCGGGGCGTCTGGCGGGGCCTGGCGTTCATCCTCGCCTGGCTGGCCTGCCTGGTCGCAGTGATCGCCCTGGTGCTGCTGTTCACCGGCGGCCAGCCGCCACCCCCCAGGTCGCCCCCCTCCACGGCCGCCCTCGCGGCCAAACTGGCGATCGGCCTCGGGCTCGTCCTGTACGGCGCGCACCGCCGTCGCAGCCACCGGGCGCCCGCAGCGGCCTCCGAGGCGAAGGGCCGGGCCAGGCACGCGTCCGACCCGCACGGCGGTTCGGGCCGGGTGTCGCTCTGGTCGGCGGCCGCGCTCGCGGTCTTCCTCCAGCCCTGGGGCCTCGTCGCGGCCGCCGCCACCGTGGTGGTCCGAGCGGACCTCTCCCATGTCGCCTCGTTCGCCGCCCTGTTCGGGTTCGTCCTGCTCGCCACCGCCAGCCTGCTCGCGGCCGAGCTGTACACGGTGTTCGCGCCCGAGGCGGCGGGCGTACGGCTCGCGCGGCTGCGGAACTGGCTCCAGGAGCACCAGGAGCCGGCCATCGTCGTCGGCTGCCTGGTGCTGGGGCTGTGGCTGACGGGGAACAGCATCTACCAGCTCACCGGCTGACCGGGCCGTCCTGCCGCCGCCGGCGCCTCGCGCGGGTCCCGGGCCCAGGGGGCATCGCCGCCGGAGGTGCGAAGCATTCGGGCGGGTGCTCCAATGGCTTACGGGCCGCCCCCCGAGGGGCTGCCGGACGTTCGGCGGGGAAAGCCGCCCCGGACCGCTGATGCGCTCGCAGGGAGTGGTCATGAGCGATGACCTCGAAGAAATGGGACCGGTCGACTACCTGGTGGTGGAGTTCCCCGGCAACCAGATGACGGGCGAGGGCCTACCGCTGCTCGTCGACCTCGTCGAACGGCGGATCATCCGCGTTCTCGACCTGCTGTTCGTCCGCAAGGACACCGACGGCACCGTCACCGCCCTGGAGTTCTCCGACATGGACGGCGACGGGACGCTCGACCTGGCCGTCTTCGAAGGTGCGTCCTCCGGCCTGCTCGGCCAGGACGACCTCGAAGAGGCCGCCGCGGCCGTCGAACCGGGCAGCTCCGCCGCCGTCCTGGTGTACGAGAACACCTGGGCCGCGCCGCTCGCCCGCGCCCTGCGCCGCGGCGGGGCCCAACTGGTCGCGGGTGGACGCATCCCCGTCCAGCAGCTGCTGGCCGCCCTGGACGAGGTCGAAGGCGTGTCCGGGCAGGGGGCGTCCGCGGCCTGAAGCGCCCGGACGGCCCCCGTCGGCGCACCGGCGCACCGGCGGTCGGGCGCACCGGCGGTCCGGCGGACGGACCCGCCCCCGTCGCAGACACCCCGGACGTCCCCGCACCCCGCCGTCACGCGCCGTCGCCGGCACGGAGGCGTCCCTTCACCCGTACGGGAGGACGACATGCCCCGCCTCATCCGCAGAGTGGTCCGCACGGCCGCCGTCGCGGGCACCGCCACGGCGGTCTCCCATCGCGTGTCGCGCCGGCAGTCGGGCCGGTGGGCCCAGCAGCAGGGCCAGCAGGGCCAGCAGGAGCAGGGG
It encodes the following:
- a CDS encoding ABC transporter permease, producing MTATAPPAGGRTGPPDERLLHTSSWRKLLGRPELGSVVGAVAVFLFFSVVADTFLRASSMSTVLYAASTIGIMAVPVALLMIGGEFDLSAGVLVTSSALVSSMFSYQMTANVWVGALVSLLVTLAIGAFNGVMLVRTGLPSFIITLGTFLMLTGVNLGLTKLISGTVSTKTIADMEGFPAAKNVFASFTVGGVDVRTTVLWWIGLVAVATWILLRTRFGNWIFAVGGGAGAARAVGVPVARTKVLLYTGVAFCAWISGQHLLFSFDVVQSGEGVGNELIYIIAAVIGGCLITGGYGSAIGSAVGAFIFGMTGKGIVYAEWDPDWFKFFLGAMLLLATLLNAWVRRRAEATA
- a CDS encoding ATP-binding cassette domain-containing protein; the encoded protein is MTALVELDDVSKYYGSVRALEGVSLEVHAGRITCVLGDNGAGKSTLIKIIAGLHRHDSGTFSVEGEETSLGSPREALDRGIATVYQDLAVVPLMPVWRNFFLGSEPTRGRGPFRRLDVRAMRETTRAELLRMGIDLRDVDQPIGTLSGGERQCVAIARAVYFGARVLVLDEPTAALGVKQSGVVLKYVAAARDAGLGVVLITHNPHHAYLVGDRFVLLKRGVMAGSHRKQEITLDELTRQMAGGSELDDLRHELERAPAPRHLGGHDLGH
- a CDS encoding YhjD/YihY/BrkB family envelope integrity protein; translated protein: MTTRRRAPVVLRPSWWSGRFASWGASARSAAERAETRFPVVTHLTARMISVSILDSATRLAAQCFLTAVPLLFVIGSFAPEAVRDQLVDSVSAIFGLTGASKDLLEQVYRSTDDNLREATGVIGAVMVLLSATACSRAMQRLCKRAWLVPRSGVRIAPWRWLAWIGVWLAVLMVQGPVREGFGAGLWLAVPVTMLSQVLLWWWSQHLLLGGLVGWRPLLPGALLTGFAVTALFIGSRYYMPRAIDRSLAEYGSVGTVFTLLSWLIVLCAAIALGVTAGAVLAREPWLTGRLGDGGPRWAADGTGARGGADGG
- a CDS encoding GAP family protein produces the protein MVLDLLLIAVAITLDPLPIMAFVLVLSSYRGVWRGLAFILAWLACLVAVIALVLLFTGGQPPPPRSPPSTAALAAKLAIGLGLVLYGAHRRRSHRAPAAASEAKGRARHASDPHGGSGRVSLWSAAALAVFLQPWGLVAAAATVVVRADLSHVASFAALFGFVLLATASLLAAELYTVFAPEAAGVRLARLRNWLQEHQEPAIVVGCLVLGLWLTGNSIYQLTG
- a CDS encoding DUF6325 family protein, whose translation is MSDDLEEMGPVDYLVVEFPGNQMTGEGLPLLVDLVERRIIRVLDLLFVRKDTDGTVTALEFSDMDGDGTLDLAVFEGASSGLLGQDDLEEAAAAVEPGSSAAVLVYENTWAAPLARALRRGGAQLVAGGRIPVQQLLAALDEVEGVSGQGASAA